Proteins encoded together in one Thermomonospora curvata DSM 43183 window:
- a CDS encoding ATP-binding protein, with product MSRSRARSSRLAVRYFDDRILLTDQAAWAYFRLPTVSYEFTTAEEREALATNITIALAGIRMQDAEVHLRIAHRLYPAAEWARSLDRTSDGGPGWREYLEEMYAHVWSQEFWTKEVYLGVRLGPRGMGAQLSGGVLSQLLGFYKRSEQVLGIEDDAIDAKEIARWTEQAERIGRALGSSALYARHATSTEVAWLFQHAVSGSLQDPPPSAVPRRTWGAGEIEALVEGAIHNGRSYLRMEQPGTNGAGGAVNSSYVAYLSFARFPDLMPFPDGEPWMHYADALPFPVEISSRMKLISPAKASKDVSRKLAHARDMDQHIREAGAEAPLALAEQIDAARMLEHGITKERLPFVYGWHRLIVTAPTEELLAQRVDAVVEHYRDIGIDVVNSTGDQFSLFLESLPGDRIRVGAYAQRQPLRTIAGGMPTATVDLGDRRDENGGGWIGPYIGQTLGRARSIVHFDPLVAAARNRPTAVAITGEPGGGKTTLALLLIYQMALRGVTIAAIDPKGDAESLVELLRARGRKARVLPLGSAAPGLLDPFSFDDDLAAKKTMATETLRLLLPRMSEERESAMIQAVGAVANGERPSLGKVVEYLENADDPASKNLGAVLRSMSEMRLARLCFDPSGGERIDTAGWTTVFTLGGLTLPDVAISRDDYSYEQRLSVALMYLVSQFARRLMHGLDRRLPKAIFLDEAWAITSTPEGAKLVPEVSRMGRSRNTALILVSQNAGDLLNEQVTNCLSSVFSFRSSERQEVGNVMSLLGVEPSEEHKAVLRNLGNGECIFRDLDGRAGRIGVDLVSEELLAWLDTNPTRVRPTSPLKS from the coding sequence ATGAGCAGGAGCAGGGCGCGTTCCAGCCGCCTGGCGGTGCGGTACTTCGACGACCGCATCCTGCTGACCGACCAGGCGGCCTGGGCGTACTTCCGGTTGCCGACGGTGTCGTATGAGTTCACCACCGCCGAGGAGCGCGAGGCGCTGGCCACCAACATCACCATCGCGCTGGCCGGTATCCGGATGCAGGACGCCGAAGTGCACCTGCGCATCGCGCACCGTCTCTACCCGGCCGCCGAGTGGGCGCGCAGCCTGGACCGCACCTCCGACGGCGGCCCCGGCTGGCGCGAGTACCTGGAAGAGATGTACGCCCACGTCTGGAGCCAGGAGTTCTGGACCAAGGAGGTCTACCTCGGCGTCCGGCTGGGGCCGCGCGGCATGGGCGCTCAGCTGTCCGGCGGGGTGCTGTCCCAGCTGCTGGGCTTCTACAAGCGCAGCGAACAGGTGCTGGGCATCGAGGACGACGCGATCGACGCCAAGGAGATCGCCCGCTGGACCGAGCAGGCCGAACGGATAGGCCGGGCCCTGGGCAGCTCGGCCCTGTACGCCCGCCACGCCACCTCGACGGAGGTGGCGTGGCTGTTCCAGCACGCGGTTTCCGGGTCGCTGCAGGACCCGCCGCCGTCGGCGGTGCCGCGCCGCACCTGGGGCGCCGGAGAGATCGAGGCGCTGGTGGAGGGAGCGATCCACAACGGGCGCTCCTACCTGCGCATGGAGCAGCCGGGCACCAACGGCGCCGGAGGGGCGGTCAACTCCTCCTACGTGGCCTACCTCAGCTTCGCGCGCTTCCCCGACCTGATGCCCTTCCCCGACGGCGAGCCGTGGATGCACTACGCCGACGCACTGCCGTTCCCGGTGGAGATCAGCTCCCGGATGAAACTGATCTCCCCGGCCAAGGCCTCCAAGGACGTCTCCCGCAAGCTGGCCCACGCCCGCGACATGGACCAGCACATCCGGGAGGCCGGCGCGGAGGCGCCGCTGGCGCTGGCCGAGCAGATCGACGCCGCCCGGATGCTGGAGCACGGCATCACCAAGGAGCGGCTGCCGTTCGTCTACGGCTGGCACCGGCTGATCGTGACCGCCCCGACCGAGGAGCTGCTGGCCCAGCGGGTGGACGCGGTGGTCGAGCACTACCGCGACATCGGCATCGACGTGGTCAACTCCACCGGCGACCAGTTCTCGCTGTTTTTGGAGTCGCTGCCGGGCGACCGGATCCGGGTGGGCGCCTACGCCCAGCGGCAGCCGCTGCGCACCATCGCCGGCGGCATGCCCACCGCCACCGTGGACCTGGGCGACCGGCGGGACGAGAACGGAGGCGGCTGGATCGGCCCCTACATCGGGCAGACCCTGGGCCGGGCCCGCTCCATCGTGCACTTCGACCCGCTGGTGGCGGCGGCCCGCAACCGTCCCACCGCGGTCGCCATCACCGGCGAGCCCGGCGGCGGCAAGACCACACTGGCGCTGCTGCTGATCTACCAGATGGCGCTGCGGGGGGTGACCATCGCCGCCATCGACCCCAAGGGCGACGCCGAGTCCCTGGTGGAGCTGCTGCGGGCCCGCGGCCGCAAGGCCCGGGTGCTGCCGCTGGGCTCGGCCGCGCCCGGCCTGCTGGACCCGTTCTCCTTCGACGACGACCTGGCCGCCAAGAAGACCATGGCCACCGAGACGCTGCGGCTGCTGCTGCCGCGCATGTCGGAGGAGCGCGAGTCGGCGATGATCCAGGCGGTCGGCGCGGTGGCCAACGGCGAGCGGCCCTCCCTGGGCAAGGTGGTGGAGTACCTGGAGAACGCCGACGACCCGGCCTCCAAGAACCTGGGCGCGGTGCTGCGGTCGATGTCGGAGATGCGGCTGGCCCGGCTGTGCTTCGACCCCTCCGGCGGCGAGCGCATCGACACCGCCGGCTGGACGACCGTGTTCACCTTGGGCGGGCTGACGCTGCCGGACGTGGCGATCTCCCGCGACGACTACTCCTATGAGCAGCGGCTGTCGGTCGCGCTGATGTACCTGGTCTCCCAGTTCGCCCGGCGGCTGATGCACGGCCTGGACCGCCGGCTGCCCAAGGCGATCTTCCTGGACGAGGCGTGGGCCATCACCTCCACCCCCGAGGGCGCCAAGCTGGTGCCGGAGGTGTCGCGGATGGGACGGTCCCGCAACACCGCGCTGATCCTGGTCTCCCAGAACGCCGGAGACCTGCTGAACGAACAGGTCACCAACTGCCTGTCGTCGGTGTTCTCCTTCCGCTCCTCCGAGCGGCAGGAGGTCGGCAACGTGATGTCGCTGCTGGGCGTGGAGCCCTCCGAGGAGCACAAGGCCGTACTGCGCAACCTGGGCAACGGCGAGTGCATCTTCCGCGATCTGGACGGCCGGGCCGGCCGGATCGGGGTGGACCTGGTCTCGGAGGAGCTGCTGGCCTGGCTGGACACCAACCCCACCCGGGTCCGCCCGACGTCCCCCCTGAAGAGCTAG
- a CDS encoding type IV secretion system protein yields the protein MLLTVLMLLVLGPIVPAAAGPFGSDPCRPADNPAPEMYGSGLDGMIKPPGYPSEELKRTPPEQLTYYDRYGSAGQHWYAVDMGCSDAMDMMGNALANTTFTLARVIDRTTITVYQAAASESLLGWLKDTVDDVISGMGKTFNARYWSWVVILGAIWLAWWGLVRKRASRVTEGTIWMVAAMVALIWLVARPADFTTLGTKVSEATSAAFNAALPQADNKGTTCIPSPTGKNPLDSPDVDATTRNANALWIALVCKPWLMGEFGTTDPNAKIVKDNADKLLWSQAVDLSEAYGQRELDMSKKADAYKEVAKNIKEEHPGVYPVFQGKNWTTRFAIALGALFAAVVAGLLVMVIAITLIVVKIAFLLLLVAGPIFLGIGIHPGVGRVIAIRWLELLLSMLLKQAALIGVLALLLWTYGLILSEGLPWGLQILLISLVTFAAFIYRKPFQHLFSAVGYSAVGAREKGEIHLDKSIAEARKSTVAAATAVVPGAAGYRLARWARREPLEAAAAGETGAERRAGLATAEAGETAGAVAGRGRSGVAAGAGRGRAEAPPLNLPSRSKSAGDGRSGGLTAGGNGSDEAVVGGTVKPTSWTAGRGGRGSGGGTSGGGASSGGSSGGGIRLARPSSGGGGSSGGGSAAGGGSNGAGRSGGLFGGSSGGASSGGERPKSPAAGVPRPRSGGDGAGQSTARKPPPPLWGGRPRDEGPPMPFWLRPVEGASERED from the coding sequence GTGCTGTTGACGGTCCTGATGCTGCTCGTCTTGGGCCCGATCGTCCCGGCCGCGGCCGGCCCCTTCGGCAGCGACCCCTGCCGTCCGGCCGACAATCCCGCGCCGGAGATGTACGGGTCGGGCCTTGACGGCATGATCAAGCCGCCGGGCTATCCGAGCGAGGAGCTCAAGCGGACTCCTCCGGAGCAGCTGACGTACTACGACCGCTACGGGAGTGCCGGCCAGCACTGGTACGCGGTGGACATGGGCTGCTCCGACGCCATGGACATGATGGGCAACGCCCTGGCCAACACCACCTTCACGCTGGCCCGGGTGATAGACCGCACGACCATCACCGTCTACCAGGCGGCGGCCTCCGAGTCGCTGCTGGGCTGGCTCAAGGACACCGTCGACGACGTGATCAGCGGGATGGGCAAGACCTTCAACGCCCGCTACTGGTCGTGGGTGGTGATCCTGGGCGCCATCTGGCTGGCCTGGTGGGGGCTGGTGCGCAAACGGGCCAGCAGGGTCACCGAGGGCACCATCTGGATGGTCGCCGCCATGGTCGCGCTGATCTGGCTGGTGGCCCGCCCCGCCGACTTCACCACGCTGGGGACCAAGGTGTCGGAGGCCACCAGCGCCGCCTTCAACGCGGCGCTGCCGCAGGCCGACAACAAGGGCACGACCTGCATCCCCTCGCCCACCGGGAAGAATCCGCTGGACTCGCCGGATGTCGATGCCACTACTCGCAACGCCAATGCGTTGTGGATCGCGCTGGTCTGCAAGCCCTGGCTGATGGGCGAGTTCGGCACTACGGACCCCAACGCCAAGATCGTCAAGGACAACGCCGACAAACTGCTGTGGTCCCAGGCGGTCGACTTGTCAGAGGCGTACGGCCAGCGAGAGCTCGACATGAGCAAGAAGGCCGACGCCTACAAGGAGGTCGCAAAGAACATCAAGGAGGAGCACCCCGGCGTCTACCCGGTCTTCCAAGGCAAGAACTGGACGACCCGGTTCGCGATCGCGCTCGGCGCGCTGTTCGCCGCCGTGGTCGCCGGTCTGCTGGTCATGGTCATCGCGATCACGCTGATCGTGGTGAAGATCGCCTTCTTGCTGCTGCTGGTGGCCGGGCCGATCTTCCTGGGCATCGGCATTCATCCGGGGGTCGGCCGAGTGATCGCGATCCGCTGGCTGGAACTGCTGCTGTCCATGCTGCTCAAACAGGCCGCGCTGATCGGGGTGCTGGCGCTGCTGCTGTGGACCTACGGCCTCATCCTGAGCGAGGGACTGCCCTGGGGCCTGCAGATCCTGCTCATTTCCTTGGTCACCTTCGCGGCGTTCATCTACCGCAAGCCGTTCCAGCACCTGTTCTCGGCGGTCGGCTACTCGGCGGTGGGCGCCCGTGAAAAGGGCGAGATCCACCTGGACAAGTCGATCGCCGAAGCCCGCAAGAGCACGGTGGCCGCCGCCACCGCGGTGGTGCCCGGGGCCGCCGGATACCGCCTGGCGCGCTGGGCGCGGCGGGAACCGTTGGAGGCCGCCGCAGCCGGGGAGACCGGCGCCGAGCGGCGGGCGGGCCTGGCCACCGCCGAGGCCGGGGAGACCGCCGGGGCGGTCGCCGGCCGGGGCCGCAGCGGCGTGGCGGCGGGGGCCGGACGCGGCCGTGCGGAGGCTCCGCCGCTCAACCTGCCCTCCCGGAGCAAGTCCGCCGGTGACGGGCGCTCCGGCGGCCTGACGGCCGGCGGGAACGGCTCGGATGAGGCGGTCGTCGGCGGGACGGTCAAGCCCACCTCCTGGACGGCCGGCCGAGGCGGCCGGGGCTCCGGCGGCGGGACGAGCGGCGGCGGTGCTTCGTCCGGCGGCTCCTCGGGCGGTGGTATCCGTCTCGCCCGGCCCTCCTCCGGCGGGGGCGGCTCGTCCGGTGGCGGCTCGGCTGCAGGAGGCGGGAGCAACGGGGCGGGCCGCAGCGGGGGCCTGTTCGGAGGCTCCTCCGGCGGCGCCTCCTCCGGCGGGGAGCGGCCCAAGAGCCCGGCGGCCGGAGTGCCCCGGCCGCGGAGCGGAGGAGACGGGGCCGGGCAGAGCACCGCTCGCAAGCCCCCGCCGCCGCTGTGGGGAGGCCGGCCCCGCGACGAGGGCCCGCCGATGCCGTTCTGGCTCCGTCCGGTCGAAGGCGCAAGTGAACGAGAGGACTGA
- a CDS encoding conjugal transfer protein: MARRAVARERTVAHSGETAVQRDGATSGPGIAGAVETTSGLADFPEEGAGRRRGGRWAGSGGRWWVWLGRAVLWALIIVIVVNGVRVPIERLTADPAPTQAPSGNSPASRFPTAAASAFALQFGQVYLNYDQEKPAERERRLQAFLPDGTLGQFGWNGVGTQQVQSVQVAGVEVRDDNNAVVTLLARAGDRWLSLAVPVYAKDGAMVVSARPALLPPPAKAALPQRGVGERDGELEGELQTVLLGAFFEAYASSEEAALARFTDGPPITGLGKSVTFVRLAEVVAPRGPADRRTVTVVVTWRMPGQDAEGAAAELESAYELTVVKKDGTWYVRDIRGVGRPIGP, from the coding sequence ATGGCTCGCCGAGCGGTGGCGCGGGAGCGGACCGTGGCACACAGCGGGGAGACGGCCGTCCAGCGGGACGGGGCGACGAGCGGCCCCGGCATCGCCGGTGCCGTGGAGACGACCTCCGGCCTTGCCGACTTTCCGGAGGAGGGCGCAGGGAGGCGGCGCGGCGGCCGCTGGGCCGGCTCCGGCGGCCGCTGGTGGGTCTGGCTGGGCCGGGCGGTGCTGTGGGCGTTGATCATCGTCATCGTGGTCAACGGCGTGCGCGTCCCCATCGAACGGCTCACCGCCGACCCCGCCCCCACGCAGGCCCCGTCCGGCAACTCGCCCGCCTCGCGTTTCCCGACCGCGGCCGCATCGGCGTTCGCGCTGCAGTTCGGGCAGGTCTACCTCAACTACGACCAGGAGAAGCCCGCCGAGCGCGAGCGCCGGCTGCAGGCCTTCCTGCCCGACGGCACGCTGGGCCAGTTCGGCTGGAACGGGGTCGGCACCCAGCAGGTGCAGTCCGTTCAGGTCGCCGGGGTCGAGGTGCGCGACGACAACAACGCGGTCGTCACGCTGCTGGCCCGCGCCGGGGACCGCTGGCTGTCGCTGGCCGTGCCCGTCTACGCCAAGGACGGCGCCATGGTCGTCTCCGCGCGCCCCGCCCTGCTGCCCCCGCCCGCCAAGGCCGCGCTGCCGCAGCGCGGCGTCGGCGAGCGCGACGGCGAACTGGAGGGCGAGCTGCAGACCGTGCTGCTGGGGGCCTTCTTCGAGGCCTACGCCAGCAGCGAGGAGGCCGCGCTGGCCCGCTTCACCGACGGCCCGCCCATCACCGGGCTGGGCAAGTCCGTCACCTTCGTCCGGCTGGCCGAGGTGGTCGCCCCCCGCGGCCCGGCCGACCGGCGCACCGTCACGGTCGTCGTCACCTGGCGGATGCCCGGACAGGACGCCGAGGGCGCCGCTGCGGAGTTGGAGTCGGCCTATGAGCTCACGGTGGTGAAGAAGGACGGGACCTGGTACGTCAGAGACATCCGGGGCGTGGGCAGACCCATCGGGCCATAA
- the ychF gene encoding redox-regulated ATPase YchF, which yields MSLSIGIVGLPNVGKSTLFNALTKNDVLAANYPFATIEPNVGVVGVPDPRLEKLAEIFGSAKIVPATVEFVDIAGIVRGAYEGQGLGNKFLANIRETNAICQVIRVFRDPDVTHVDGSVEPLRDIETINTELILADLQTIEKALPRLEKEARTKKDRDGLALVDAVKTAQKVLDGGTTLFAGAGAAGIDLTLLRELQLLTAKPFLYVFNLDEDELADQELRARMSELVAPAEAIFLNAKIEAELIELPDEEALELLQSMGQQESGLSQLARVGFDTLGLQTFLTAGPKEARAWTIRKGATAPEAAGVIHSDFQRGFIKAEVISFEDLVEAGSMAAARTAGKVRIEGKDYVMRDGDVVEFRFNV from the coding sequence GTGAGCCTGTCCATCGGAATCGTCGGGCTGCCCAACGTCGGCAAGTCCACGCTGTTCAACGCGCTGACCAAGAACGACGTGCTGGCCGCCAACTACCCGTTCGCCACCATCGAGCCGAACGTGGGCGTGGTGGGCGTGCCCGACCCGCGCCTGGAGAAGCTGGCGGAGATCTTCGGCTCGGCCAAGATCGTCCCGGCCACCGTGGAGTTCGTGGACATCGCCGGCATCGTGCGCGGCGCCTACGAGGGGCAGGGGCTGGGCAACAAGTTCCTGGCCAACATCCGCGAGACCAACGCCATCTGCCAGGTCATCCGGGTGTTCCGCGACCCGGATGTGACCCATGTGGACGGCTCGGTGGAGCCGCTGCGCGACATCGAGACCATCAACACCGAGCTGATCCTGGCCGACCTGCAGACCATCGAGAAGGCCCTGCCGCGCCTGGAGAAGGAGGCGCGCACCAAGAAGGACCGCGACGGGCTGGCCCTGGTGGACGCCGTCAAGACCGCCCAGAAGGTGCTGGACGGCGGCACCACCCTGTTCGCCGGGGCCGGTGCGGCCGGCATCGACCTGACACTGCTGCGCGAGCTGCAGCTGCTGACCGCCAAGCCGTTTTTGTACGTGTTCAACCTGGACGAGGACGAGCTGGCCGACCAGGAGCTGCGGGCCCGGATGAGCGAGCTGGTGGCCCCGGCCGAGGCGATCTTCCTGAACGCCAAGATCGAGGCCGAGCTGATCGAGCTGCCCGATGAGGAGGCGCTGGAACTGCTGCAGAGCATGGGCCAGCAGGAGTCGGGCCTGTCCCAGCTGGCGCGAGTGGGGTTCGACACGCTCGGGTTGCAGACCTTCCTGACCGCCGGGCCCAAGGAGGCCCGCGCCTGGACGATCCGCAAGGGCGCCACCGCCCCGGAGGCGGCCGGCGTCATCCACAGCGACTTCCAGCGCGGATTCATCAAGGCCGAGGTCATCTCGTTCGAGGACCTGGTGGAGGCCGGGTCCATGGCCGCCGCCCGCACCGCCGGCAAGGTCCGCATCGAGGGCAAGGACTATGTGATGCGCGACGGCGACGTCGTGGAGTTCCGTTTCAACGTTTGA
- a CDS encoding conjugal transfer protein has translation MDLPTYTNIWRIEKRLYKLYDLRLPMPLPLVQIGVFVGVFVPWVLLLMLIGVPLKTPWHVLYLVPPGVLTWLATRPVIEGKRLTELLLSQARYLTEPRTWCRLTPIREPREVVVVARIWRRRTDPPVPAAAPARAAVRAHKEQQSKEHKEREQTPAPARRRHSAVVPMAGLAAAAPPAAPSGHAPAVGTGTPARRAARPWRPTTPRSISHESDVPPSRTRPVPSADLERPPATPRLEVPPPASGRRALASGVKRPGEAAELWPAVPPAGPQPARPQGVPGRPAPSASPASGPGTSSGAPAPARAGLPAPQVPPPRPVPAEAPQERPSPPAPPPAPAGPPTAAGETAPAAAPSAAPGTAPAETSRPSAQPAASGPLARRPEPPAAADDASAGPPASSDRHPGSASEQEDALAASDATGATAEAPLPPQASAESSGPEDRQDAPSAPETADEAPAEPSRAPTDPAAAEAATEPTPDAGPQDEPAATEAPDAAETPAEAAAGDSQAAPAAGEPQRKIAAREPAEDDQAGETAAADGAPRTRPDIPQQVPGTTVPDIPQVPRAFGAARTDREDGRQATAAEPQPAAEAASAQNRPPTEPQAGEQDRPQMPTRPWRDGLSRPLRPARTDVLVWPPVPVAGAHPKGNTGAPADGGRPARESGPAGPPSQAPGTAAPPGGVPAAPPGGLPPAAPPPHGQTPAGPPRTVDQPPPGPAVGHPPADRRATGPQPAIRAPWPPAAAGGQPAQGRPAPGPFPQPQGHAPGRPAGAPPAGRPAQGTPFTPPPDQRVAGAEHAAQPSPPPAPARQVRSGPASPVRPRPLPPPPSPPPPSGPAITPPGPEQESTSGGGLRRLIAAVSGGHSHLDEEYQERLQRPFQGTRRIVVLGCTGGAGQTVTALMLGHTFAQYCGEPVVAIDINPGPGALARRTRSDTHETLTSLITRADQVTTLTAMRRYTSQAKSGLDVIAAGKNPLQALDDRDYALAIRTIDKFYSITLLDAAAAVVARVLPHADQIVLVAPASADAPRAVAMTFEWLDGHGYDELRSRAVTVINGVSRRSMADVEQAEAVARGRCRALVRIPWDDHLSMDRAPRNELKSLRSPTRRAYLALAGVIAGGFSELPERYVRHEDAERQQEGTV, from the coding sequence GTGGATCTACCCACGTACACGAACATATGGCGCATCGAGAAGCGGTTGTACAAGCTGTACGACCTGCGCCTGCCGATGCCCCTGCCGCTCGTGCAGATCGGCGTCTTCGTCGGCGTCTTCGTGCCCTGGGTGCTGCTGCTCATGCTCATCGGCGTCCCGCTCAAGACGCCCTGGCACGTGCTCTACCTGGTGCCGCCCGGGGTGCTCACCTGGCTGGCCACCCGTCCCGTCATCGAGGGCAAGCGGCTGACCGAGCTGCTGCTGTCGCAGGCGCGCTACCTGACCGAGCCCCGCACCTGGTGCCGCCTGACCCCCATCCGCGAACCCCGTGAGGTCGTGGTCGTCGCCCGCATCTGGCGGCGCCGCACCGACCCGCCCGTCCCGGCCGCGGCTCCCGCCCGCGCCGCCGTCCGCGCTCACAAGGAACAGCAAAGCAAAGAACACAAGGAACGGGAGCAGACCCCCGCTCCGGCGCGCCGCCGGCACAGCGCCGTGGTCCCGATGGCCGGTCTGGCCGCGGCCGCCCCGCCCGCCGCGCCCTCCGGGCACGCTCCCGCCGTCGGCACCGGGACGCCCGCCCGCCGCGCCGCCAGACCGTGGCGCCCCACCACGCCGCGCAGCATCTCCCACGAATCCGACGTCCCGCCGTCCCGGACCCGGCCGGTCCCTTCCGCGGACCTGGAACGGCCGCCGGCCACTCCCCGGCTGGAGGTCCCCCCGCCGGCCTCCGGCAGGCGGGCCTTGGCCTCCGGGGTCAAACGGCCCGGCGAGGCCGCCGAACTGTGGCCCGCCGTGCCCCCGGCCGGACCGCAGCCCGCCCGTCCCCAGGGCGTTCCCGGCCGCCCGGCGCCTTCCGCCTCCCCCGCCTCCGGTCCCGGCACGTCATCGGGTGCCCCCGCGCCGGCACGAGCGGGCCTGCCCGCACCGCAGGTCCCGCCGCCACGCCCCGTGCCCGCCGAGGCACCGCAGGAGCGGCCTTCCCCGCCCGCCCCGCCTCCGGCTCCGGCCGGCCCGCCCACCGCGGCCGGCGAGACCGCACCCGCCGCTGCGCCCTCTGCCGCCCCCGGCACGGCACCGGCTGAGACCTCCCGTCCTTCGGCGCAGCCCGCCGCGAGCGGCCCCCTCGCCCGCCGGCCCGAGCCCCCGGCCGCCGCGGATGATGCGTCGGCCGGTCCGCCGGCATCCTCCGACCGGCACCCCGGCAGCGCCTCCGAGCAGGAGGACGCCCTCGCCGCCTCGGACGCCACCGGCGCGACGGCGGAGGCGCCCCTTCCTCCGCAGGCCTCCGCCGAATCCTCCGGTCCCGAAGACCGGCAGGACGCCCCTTCTGCTCCGGAGACCGCCGACGAGGCGCCGGCAGAGCCCTCCCGGGCTCCAACAGACCCTGCCGCGGCCGAGGCCGCCACCGAACCGACACCGGACGCAGGCCCGCAGGACGAACCCGCGGCGACGGAGGCCCCGGACGCCGCCGAAACACCGGCCGAGGCCGCCGCAGGCGACTCGCAGGCGGCTCCCGCCGCGGGCGAGCCGCAGCGGAAGATCGCGGCGCGCGAACCCGCCGAAGACGACCAAGCAGGGGAGACGGCCGCGGCGGACGGCGCTCCTCGCACGCGGCCGGACATCCCCCAGCAGGTCCCGGGCACCACCGTGCCCGACATCCCTCAGGTGCCCCGGGCGTTCGGCGCCGCCCGCACCGATCGGGAAGACGGCCGCCAGGCCACGGCCGCCGAGCCGCAGCCCGCCGCCGAGGCCGCCTCCGCCCAGAACCGGCCGCCCACCGAGCCGCAGGCCGGTGAGCAGGACCGTCCCCAGATGCCGACCCGGCCCTGGCGGGACGGGCTGTCCCGGCCGCTGCGCCCGGCGAGAACGGACGTGCTGGTGTGGCCGCCGGTGCCGGTCGCCGGAGCCCACCCGAAGGGGAACACCGGCGCCCCCGCAGACGGCGGACGGCCGGCTCGGGAATCCGGGCCCGCCGGACCTCCTTCGCAGGCTCCCGGAACCGCCGCGCCACCCGGCGGCGTGCCCGCCGCGCCACCCGGCGGACTGCCGCCGGCCGCGCCGCCGCCCCACGGCCAGACCCCCGCCGGTCCGCCGCGCACCGTCGATCAGCCGCCGCCCGGCCCCGCGGTGGGACACCCGCCCGCCGACCGGCGTGCCACGGGGCCGCAGCCGGCGATCCGGGCGCCCTGGCCGCCCGCCGCGGCCGGGGGACAGCCCGCGCAGGGCCGTCCCGCCCCCGGCCCGTTCCCCCAGCCGCAGGGCCATGCCCCCGGCCGGCCCGCGGGCGCGCCGCCGGCGGGCCGACCCGCCCAGGGGACGCCGTTCACCCCGCCGCCGGACCAGCGGGTCGCGGGCGCAGAGCACGCGGCACAGCCGTCTCCGCCGCCGGCCCCGGCCCGGCAGGTGCGCTCGGGCCCGGCTTCGCCGGTGCGGCCGCGTCCGCTCCCGCCGCCCCCGTCGCCGCCCCCGCCCAGCGGCCCGGCGATCACCCCGCCCGGCCCCGAGCAGGAGAGCACCTCCGGCGGCGGGCTGCGCCGGCTCATCGCGGCGGTCAGCGGCGGGCACAGCCACCTCGACGAGGAGTACCAGGAACGGCTGCAGCGCCCCTTCCAGGGCACCCGCCGCATCGTGGTGCTGGGCTGCACCGGCGGGGCCGGGCAGACCGTCACCGCCCTGATGCTGGGGCACACCTTCGCCCAGTACTGCGGCGAACCGGTGGTGGCGATCGACATCAACCCCGGTCCCGGGGCGCTGGCCCGGCGCACCCGCAGCGACACCCACGAGACCCTCACCAGCCTGATCACCCGGGCCGACCAGGTCACCACGCTGACCGCCATGCGCCGCTACACCTCGCAGGCCAAGTCCGGCCTGGACGTCATCGCCGCGGGCAAGAACCCGCTGCAGGCGCTGGACGACCGCGACTATGCGCTGGCGATCCGGACCATCGACAAGTTCTACTCGATCACGCTGCTGGACGCGGCGGCGGCGGTGGTGGCGCGGGTGCTGCCGCACGCCGACCAGATCGTGCTGGTCGCCCCGGCCAGCGCGGACGCGCCGCGGGCGGTGGCGATGACCTTCGAGTGGCTGGACGGGCACGGCTATGACGAGCTGCGCTCCCGCGCGGTGACCGTGATCAACGGGGTCAGCCGGCGCAGCATGGCCGACGTCGAGCAGGCCGAGGCGGTCGCCCGGGGGCGTTGCCGGGCCCTGGTGCGCATTCCGTGGGACGATCACCTCAGCATGGACCGAGCCCCCCGCAACGAACTCAAGTCGCTGCGCTCTCCCACGCGCCGCGCCTACCTGGCGCTGGCCGGTGTCATCGCGGGCGGCTTCTCCGAACTGCCCGAGCGCTACGTGCGGCACGAGGACGCGGAGCGGCAGCAGGAGGGCACCGTATGA